One window of Fusobacterium polymorphum genomic DNA carries:
- the pepT gene encoding peptidase T: MDSKKYSTLKERFLRYVKFNTRSDETSETIPSTPSQMEFAKMLKKELEELGLSNVFINKACFVNATLPSNIDKKVPTVGFIAHMDTADFNAEGINPQIIDNYDGKDIILNKEQNIVLKVEEFPNLKNYISKTLITTDGTTLLGADDKSGIVEIIEAVKYLKEHPEIKHGDIKMAFGPDEEIGRGADYFDVKEFAADYAYTMDGGPIGELEYESFNAAQATFKIKGVSVHPGTAKGKMINAGLIASEIIEMFPKDEVPEKTEGYEGFYYLVETHTACEDGEVVYILRDHDKAKFLAKKEFVKELVEKVNKKYGREVVKLELKDEYYNMGEIIKDHMYVVDIAKQAMENLGIKPLIKAIRGGTDGSKISFMGLPTPNIFAGGENFHGKYEFVALESMEKATDVIVEIVKLNAER, translated from the coding sequence ATGGATTCAAAAAAATATTCTACATTGAAAGAAAGATTCTTAAGATATGTGAAGTTTAATACTCGTTCAGATGAAACAAGTGAAACAATTCCATCAACACCATCACAAATGGAATTTGCTAAGATGTTAAAGAAAGAATTAGAAGAATTAGGGTTAAGTAATGTTTTTATAAATAAGGCTTGTTTTGTAAATGCAACTTTACCAAGTAATATAGATAAAAAAGTTCCAACAGTTGGTTTTATAGCTCACATGGATACAGCAGATTTTAATGCAGAAGGAATTAATCCTCAAATCATAGATAACTATGATGGAAAAGATATAATTTTAAATAAAGAACAAAATATAGTTTTAAAAGTAGAAGAATTTCCAAATTTAAAAAACTACATTTCTAAGACATTAATTACAACAGATGGTACAACTCTACTTGGTGCAGATGATAAATCAGGAATAGTTGAAATCATTGAAGCAGTTAAATATTTAAAAGAACACCCTGAAATTAAACATGGAGATATAAAAATGGCTTTTGGTCCAGATGAAGAAATTGGTAGAGGAGCAGACTATTTTGATGTAAAAGAATTTGCAGCAGACTATGCTTATACTATGGATGGAGGACCTATTGGAGAATTAGAATATGAAAGTTTTAATGCAGCACAAGCTACATTTAAAATAAAAGGTGTTAGTGTACATCCAGGAACTGCAAAAGGTAAAATGATAAATGCAGGATTAATTGCCAGTGAAATTATAGAAATGTTTCCAAAAGATGAAGTTCCTGAAAAAACTGAAGGTTATGAAGGTTTCTATTATTTAGTTGAAACTCATACAGCTTGTGAGGATGGAGAAGTTGTATATATTTTAAGAGATCATGACAAGGCAAAATTCTTAGCTAAAAAAGAATTTGTAAAAGAACTTGTTGAAAAAGTAAATAAAAAATATGGAAGAGAAGTTGTTAAACTTGAATTAAAAGATGAATATTATAATATGGGAGAAATTATAAAAGACCATATGTATGTTGTGGATATAGCAAAGCAAGCTATGGAAAATTTAGGGATAAAGCCACTTATAAAAGCTATTCGTGGTGGAACAGATGGTTCTAAGATTTCATTCATGGGATTGCCTACGCCAAATATTTTTGCTGGTGGAGAAAATTTCCATGGAAAATATGAATTTGTTGCTCTTGAAAGTATGGAAAAGGCAACAGATGTCATAGTAGAAATTGTAAAGTTAAATGCAGAAAGGTAA
- a CDS encoding prohibitin family protein — protein sequence MEFKKFFKMGGFVGVAIFLLILALTNCYTVDTGEVAIISTFGKITKVENEGLHVKIPFVQGKTFMETREKTYIFGRTDEMDTTMEVSTKDMQSIKLEFTVQASITDPEKLYRAFNNKHEQRFIRPRVKEIIQATIAKYTIEEFVSKRAEISRLIFEDLKDDFSQYGLSVSNVSIVNHDFSDEYERAIESKKVAEQEVEKAKAEQEKLKVEAENKVKLAEYALQEKELQAKANAVESNSLTPQLLRKMAIEKWDGKLPQVQGNNASTLINLE from the coding sequence ATGGAGTTTAAAAAATTTTTTAAAATGGGAGGATTTGTAGGTGTAGCTATTTTTTTGCTTATCTTAGCACTTACTAATTGCTATACAGTAGACACAGGTGAAGTTGCAATAATCTCAACTTTTGGAAAAATAACAAAAGTTGAAAATGAAGGTTTACATGTAAAAATTCCTTTTGTACAAGGAAAAACATTTATGGAAACGAGAGAAAAAACATATATTTTTGGAAGAACAGATGAAATGGATACAACTATGGAAGTTAGTACAAAAGATATGCAAAGTATAAAACTAGAATTTACTGTACAAGCCTCTATTACAGACCCAGAAAAATTATACAGAGCATTTAATAATAAACATGAACAAAGATTTATAAGACCAAGAGTTAAGGAAATTATACAAGCCACTATTGCAAAATATACTATTGAAGAATTTGTAAGTAAAAGAGCAGAAATATCAAGATTAATATTTGAAGATTTAAAAGATGATTTTTCACAATATGGTTTATCAGTAAGTAATGTTTCTATTGTTAATCATGATTTTAGTGATGAGTATGAAAGAGCAATAGAAAGTAAAAAAGTTGCTGAACAAGAAGTAGAAAAAGCAAAAGCTGAACAAGAAAAATTAAAAGTGGAAGCAGAAAATAAAGTAAAATTAGCAGAATATGCTTTACAAGAAAAAGAATTGCAGGCAAAAGCTAATGCTGTTGAAAGTAATTCATTAACACCACAACTTTTGAGAAAGATGGCTATTGAAAAATGGGATGGAAAACTTCCACAAGTTCAAGGAAATAATGCCAGTACATTGATAAATTTAGAGTAG
- a CDS encoding tRNA(Met) cytidine acetate ligase, producing the protein MFKNVIGLIVEYNPFHNGHLHHIQEIDRLFEDNIKIAVMSGDFVQRGEPSLINKFEKIKIALSQGIDIVIELPAFYSTQSAEIFAKGSVNLLNKLSCSHIVFGSESNDLDKLKRIATISLTKEFELSLREFLAEGFSYPTAFSKALFDEKLGSNDILAMEYLKAIKVINPKIEACSIKREKTGYYDDEKDNFSSATYIRKILLDCNEKKEDKLNKIKNLVPEFSYKILEENFGVFSCLSDFYDLIKYNIIKNYSELKNIQDLEVGLENRLYKYSLENLSFEDFFDEVLTKRITISRLQRILLHSLFGLTKTITEKIKNKVPFVKILGFSERGQEYLNYLKKAENYNERKILTSNRNLKEILNEEEIELFNFNELCSQIYCIKSSYINIGYPIIKK; encoded by the coding sequence ATGTTTAAAAATGTAATTGGTTTAATAGTTGAATATAACCCCTTTCATAATGGACATCTACATCATATTCAAGAGATAGATAGACTTTTTGAAGATAATATAAAAATCGCAGTTATGAGTGGTGATTTTGTTCAAAGAGGAGAACCATCTCTTATAAATAAGTTTGAAAAAATAAAGATAGCTCTATCACAGGGAATTGATATTGTGATAGAGTTACCTGCTTTTTATTCTACTCAAAGTGCAGAAATATTTGCAAAAGGTTCAGTAAATCTTTTAAATAAACTTTCTTGTAGTCATATAGTTTTTGGTTCTGAAAGCAATGATTTAGATAAATTAAAAAGAATAGCAACTATCTCTTTAACAAAAGAGTTTGAACTTTCTTTAAGAGAATTTTTAGCAGAAGGTTTTTCTTATCCAACTGCATTTTCAAAAGCTTTATTTGATGAAAAATTAGGTTCCAATGATATATTGGCTATGGAGTATTTAAAGGCAATAAAAGTTATTAACCCTAAAATTGAAGCTTGTTCTATAAAAAGGGAAAAAACAGGCTATTATGATGATGAAAAAGATAATTTTTCAAGTGCAACTTATATTAGAAAAATTTTATTAGATTGTAATGAGAAAAAAGAAGATAAACTAAATAAAATTAAAAATCTAGTCCCAGAGTTTTCATATAAGATTTTAGAAGAAAATTTTGGAGTTTTTTCATGTCTAAGTGATTTTTATGATTTAATAAAATATAATATAATAAAAAATTATTCAGAATTAAAAAATATTCAAGATTTAGAAGTTGGTTTAGAAAATAGATTATACAAATATTCTTTAGAAAATTTAAGTTTTGAAGATTTCTTTGATGAAGTTTTAACAAAAAGAATAACTATATCAAGATTACAAAGAATATTATTACATTCTTTGTTTGGTTTAACTAAAACTATAACAGAAAAAATAAAAAATAAAGTTCCTTTTGTTAAAATTTTAGGCTTTTCAGAAAGAGGTCAAGAATATTTAAACTATTTGAAAAAAGCAGAAAATTATAATGAAAGAAAAATTTTAACTTCTAATAGAAATTTAAAAGAGATTTTAAATGAAGAAGAAATTGAATTATTTAATTTTAATGAACTATGCTCACAGATTTATTGTATAAAATCAAGTTATATAAATATTGGATATCCAATAATAAAGAAATAG
- the gpmA gene encoding 2,3-diphosphoglycerate-dependent phosphoglycerate mutase: protein MKLVLIRHGESEWNLENRFTGWKDVDLSPKGIEEAKSAGKILKEMNLVFDVAYTSYLKRAIKTLNIVLEEMDELYIPVYKSWRLNERHYGALQGLNKAETAKKYGDEQVHIWRRSFDIAPPSIDKNSEYYPKSDRRYADLADSDIPLGESLKDTIARVLPYWHSDISKSLQEGKNVIVAAHGNSLRALIKYLLNISNEDILNLNLVTGKPMVFEIDKDLKVLSAPELF, encoded by the coding sequence ATGAAATTAGTTTTAATTCGTCATGGAGAAAGTGAATGGAATTTAGAAAATAGATTTACAGGGTGGAAAGATGTTGATTTAAGCCCAAAAGGGATTGAAGAAGCAAAATCAGCAGGAAAAATTTTAAAAGAAATGAATTTAGTTTTTGATGTTGCTTATACCTCATATTTAAAAAGAGCAATTAAAACTTTAAATATTGTTTTAGAAGAAATGGATGAATTATATATTCCAGTATATAAATCTTGGAGATTAAATGAAAGACACTATGGGGCATTACAAGGATTAAATAAAGCGGAAACTGCAAAAAAGTATGGAGATGAACAAGTACATATTTGGCGTCGTAGTTTTGATATAGCTCCTCCATCAATAGATAAAAATAGTGAATACTACCCAAAATCAGATAGAAGATATGCAGATTTAGCAGACTCTGATATTCCATTGGGAGAAAGCTTAAAAGATACAATAGCAAGAGTATTACCTTATTGGCATTCAGATATTTCAAAAAGTTTACAAGAAGGAAAAAATGTTATAGTTGCTGCTCATGGAAATAGTTTAAGAGCATTGATAAAATACTTATTAAATATTTCAAATGAAGATATTTTAAATCTAAACTTAGTTACAGGAAAACCTATGGTATTTGAAATAGATAAGGACTTAAAAGTGTTATCTGCACCTGAATTATTCTAA
- a CDS encoding Fic family protein has translation MNKILETLLEEKKIKLKGSLYHLTQINFSYNSNHIEGSQLTEEQTQYIYETNSFISNKEKVVSIDDINETINHFKCFDYILENVGILDENLIKTLHKILKNNTSDSKKEWFKVGDYKLKANFIGNTKTTSPSNVSKEIKKLLNEYNSKIKITFDDIVNFHYKFEAIHPFQDGNGRVGRLIMFKECLRNDVVPFIIDEERKLFYYRSLKNYKEDKAYLIETCLSAQDRYIKLLNDLEIFK, from the coding sequence ATGAATAAAATTTTAGAAACTTTATTAGAAGAAAAAAAAATAAAATTAAAGGGAAGTCTTTATCATTTAACACAAATTAATTTTTCATATAATTCGAATCATATTGAGGGAAGTCAACTAACAGAAGAACAAACTCAATATATCTATGAAACTAATTCTTTTATAAGTAATAAAGAAAAAGTTGTATCTATTGATGATATAAATGAAACAATCAATCATTTTAAATGTTTTGATTATATTTTAGAAAATGTAGGTATCTTAGATGAAAATTTAATAAAAACTTTACATAAAATTTTAAAAAATAATACTTCTGACTCTAAAAAAGAATGGTTTAAAGTAGGAGATTACAAATTAAAAGCAAATTTTATAGGAAATACAAAAACTACAAGTCCAAGTAATGTTTCAAAAGAAATTAAAAAATTACTTAATGAATATAATTCTAAAATTAAAATAACATTTGATGATATTGTAAATTTTCATTATAAGTTTGAAGCTATACATCCTTTTCAAGATGGAAATGGTAGAGTAGGCAGACTTATTATGTTTAAAGAATGTTTAAGAAATGATGTTGTCCCTTTTATTATAGATGAAGAACGTAAACTATTTTATTATAGAAGTTTAAAAAATTATAAGGAAGATAAGGCTTACTTAATTGAAACTTGTCTTTCTGCACAAGATAGATATATTAAATTATTAAATGATTTAGAAATTTTTAAATAA
- a CDS encoding DUF4241 domain-containing protein, translating into MQPTKEWLEKWKKVKDKLQPSSNLEDYFTLKEIAGKELDVIDIGPCSIPTGEFLVRDPLVYLMFRTQMPYFQKIPAGEFRTELAVIKASDGDCDRYAAARLKFNDNKIAYYEEAMIGQEELNDIKKGDYFGFSVDAGLACFCDKKLHDLFCDFAEKWVEKNPDGNAYDDYFADFFKKSYENNPKYQRDAGDWINWTIPGTDYHLPMFQSGFGDGTYPTYIAYDKDNYPCQLIIEFIDIELAYGKNNK; encoded by the coding sequence ATGCAACCAACAAAAGAATGGCTAGAAAAATGGAAAAAAGTAAAAGATAAATTACAACCTAGTAGTAATCTTGAAGATTATTTTACTTTAAAAGAAATTGCTGGGAAAGAATTAGATGTTATAGACATTGGTCCTTGTTCTATTCCTACTGGTGAATTTTTAGTTAGAGATCCTCTTGTTTATTTGATGTTTAGAACTCAAATGCCTTATTTTCAAAAAATTCCAGCAGGAGAATTTAGAACAGAACTTGCAGTTATAAAAGCTAGTGATGGAGATTGTGATAGATATGCAGCAGCTAGATTAAAATTTAATGACAATAAAATTGCTTACTATGAAGAGGCTATGATAGGACAAGAAGAATTAAATGATATAAAAAAGGGAGATTATTTTGGTTTTTCTGTTGATGCTGGGCTTGCTTGTTTCTGTGATAAAAAATTACATGATTTATTCTGTGACTTTGCTGAAAAATGGGTAGAAAAAAATCCTGATGGAAATGCTTATGATGATTATTTTGCAGATTTTTTCAAAAAAAGCTATGAAAATAATCCTAAATATCAAAGAGATGCTGGCGATTGGATAAATTGGACTATCCCTGGTACTGATTATCATTTACCTATGTTCCAATCTGGTTTTGGAGATGGAACTTATCCTACATATATAGCTTATGATAAAGACAACTATCCTTGTCAGCTTATAATTGAATTTATAGATATAGAATTAGCTTATGGGAAAAATAATAAATAA
- a CDS encoding Fic family protein, protein MYKLPIENLDLNKRDIFEQLVKATESLGILKGTLNKLPNPNIILNVITLKEAKESSEIENIITTYDELYKEMILKDKSNLNAKEVLNYKSAINLGNHLVQEKNMITTNMINEIHHLIEPNKGDIRKQGGTVIMNTRTGEILHIPPQNYEEIMEYLKNLEDFINLEDKINPLIKMALIHLQFEMIHPYYDGNGRTGRVLNLMYLKLSDKLDTPILYLSKYIIENRSEYYNLLNKAGKSKKDILEFIIYMLKAIEKTSKYTLTLIDNIIDAMNNTKKILKDKLPKIYSKDLLELLFFEFYTKNEYIRTKLNISRQTATSYLKQLEEVGILSSEKIGKEIIYKNISLFKIAEN, encoded by the coding sequence ATGTATAAATTACCAATAGAAAATTTAGATTTGAATAAAAGAGATATATTTGAACAGCTTGTAAAAGCAACAGAAAGTTTAGGTATTTTAAAAGGAACTTTAAATAAGTTGCCAAATCCTAATATCATATTAAATGTCATTACATTAAAGGAAGCAAAAGAGTCTTCTGAGATTGAAAATATTATCACAACTTATGATGAACTTTATAAGGAAATGATTTTAAAAGATAAATCTAATCTTAATGCGAAAGAAGTTTTAAATTATAAAAGTGCAATTAATCTTGGAAATCATTTAGTTCAAGAAAAAAATATGATAACAACTAATATGATAAATGAAATACATCATTTAATTGAACCAAATAAAGGGGATATTAGGAAACAAGGTGGAACAGTGATAATGAATACTAGAACTGGTGAAATCTTACATATTCCTCCTCAAAATTATGAAGAAATTATGGAATATTTAAAAAATTTAGAAGATTTTATAAATTTAGAAGATAAAATAAACCCATTAATTAAAATGGCATTGATTCATTTACAATTTGAAATGATACATCCATATTATGATGGTAATGGTAGAACTGGAAGAGTTTTAAATTTGATGTATCTAAAATTAAGTGATAAATTAGATACACCTATTCTATATTTAAGTAAATATATTATTGAAAATAGAAGTGAATATTACAACTTACTAAATAAAGCTGGAAAGTCTAAAAAAGATATTTTAGAATTTATTATTTATATGTTAAAAGCAATAGAAAAAACTTCAAAATATACTTTAACATTAATTGATAATATAATAGATGCAATGAATAATACTAAAAAAATATTAAAAGATAAACTTCCAAAAATTTATTCAAAAGACCTTTTAGAATTATTATTTTTTGAATTTTATACTAAAAATGAATATATTAGAACTAAACTTAATATTTCCAGGCAAACAGCTACTTCCTATTTAAAGCAATTAGAAGAAGTTGGAATTCTTTCTTCTGAAAAAATTGGAAAAGAAATTATATATAAAAATATTAGCTTGTTTAAAATTGCTGAAAATTAG
- a CDS encoding tRNA threonylcarbamoyladenosine dehydratase has translation MFLQRTELLIGSDNIEKLKNSNVIVFGLGGVGGATVEALVRAGIGNLSIVDFDTVDKTNLNRQIITTQSVVGKPKVEVAKDRVLSINPDINLTIYPEKFLKENTDLFFKDKKYDYIVDAIDLVTSKLDLIEFATNSKIPIISCMGTGNKINPAQFKVADIKKTSVCPLAKIIRKELKKRRINKLKVVYSDETPRKPLNLDGGREKNKNVGSISFVPPVAGMLLASEVIKDICKL, from the coding sequence ATGTTTTTACAGAGAACTGAACTATTAATTGGTTCTGATAACATAGAAAAATTAAAAAATTCTAATGTTATTGTTTTTGGTCTTGGTGGAGTTGGTGGTGCAACTGTTGAAGCACTTGTCAGAGCAGGTATTGGAAATCTATCCATTGTTGATTTTGATACTGTTGATAAAACTAATCTAAATAGACAGATTATTACAACTCAATCTGTTGTAGGTAAACCAAAGGTTGAGGTAGCAAAAGATAGAGTTTTATCAATCAATCCTGATATAAATTTAACTATATATCCTGAGAAATTTTTAAAAGAAAATACTGACTTATTTTTTAAGGATAAAAAATATGATTATATAGTTGATGCCATTGATTTAGTTACATCAAAATTAGATTTAATTGAATTTGCCACTAATTCAAAAATTCCAATAATTTCTTGTATGGGAACTGGAAATAAGATAAATCCTGCACAATTTAAGGTAGCAGATATTAAAAAGACTTCTGTTTGTCCCTTAGCAAAAATTATTAGAAAAGAATTAAAAAAAAGAAGAATTAACAAATTAAAAGTTGTTTATTCTGATGAAACACCAAGAAAACCACTTAATTTAGATGGTGGGCGTGAAAAAAATAAAAATGTTGGAAGTATTTCATTTGTACCACCTGTTGCGGGTATGTTACTAGCAAGTGAAGTAATAAAAGATATATGTAAACTATGA
- a CDS encoding flavodoxin, giving the protein MKTIGIFYATLTKTTVGIVDEIEFFLKKDDFKTFNVKSGVKEIENFENLIFVTPTYQVGEAHAAWMNNLKKLEEIDFTGKVVGLVGLGNQFAFGESFCGGIRHLYDVIVKKGGKVVGFTSTDGYHYEETSIIEDGKFIGLALDEENQPSLTPKRIGDWIAEIKKEFK; this is encoded by the coding sequence ATGAAAACTATTGGTATTTTTTATGCAACTCTTACAAAAACAACAGTAGGAATTGTTGATGAAATTGAATTCTTTTTAAAGAAAGATGATTTTAAAACTTTTAATGTAAAAAGTGGGGTTAAAGAAATAGAAAATTTTGAAAATCTTATTTTTGTTACACCTACTTATCAAGTTGGAGAAGCTCATGCAGCTTGGATGAATAATTTAAAAAAATTGGAAGAAATTGATTTTACTGGTAAAGTAGTTGGACTTGTTGGACTTGGAAATCAATTTGCATTTGGAGAATCTTTCTGTGGTGGAATAAGACATCTATATGATGTTATAGTAAAAAAAGGTGGTAAAGTAGTTGGATTTACAAGTACTGATGGTTATCACTATGAAGAAACAAGTATTATAGAGGATGGTAAATTTATAGGACTTGCTCTTGATGAAGAAAATCAACCTAGCCTAACTCCAAAAAGAATTGGAGACTGGATAGCAGAAATAAAAAAAGAATTTAAATAA